The Heliangelus exortis chromosome 21, bHelExo1.hap1, whole genome shotgun sequence genome includes a window with the following:
- the SRR gene encoding serine racemase: MARHLPVLHRQKGFQPTLWCPGQPQTVSKLPSVPMVPHWCHVSPVTRAETAARVVQETGGVMVHPNQEPAVIAGQGTIALEVLEQVPDVNAVVVPVGGGGMVAGIAVAIKALRPDVKVFAAEPRNADDCYQSKVKGELTPNPHPPDTIADAVKTSIGPNTWPIIRDLVDEVLTVSEEEIKQATRLVWERMKLLIEPTAGVGVAAVLSERFQAVPQDVENVCVVLCGGNVDLSSLTWLTDLPGKVE; encoded by the exons ATGGCCAGGCACTTGCCTGTGCTGCACAGGCAGAAG GGATTCCAGCCTACATTGTGGTGCCCCGGACAGCCCCAGACTGTAAGCAAGCTGCCATCCGTGCCTATGGTGCCACACTGGTGCCATGTGAGCCCAGTGACAAG agcagagacagcagctcgTGTAGTCCAGGAGACAGGAGGAGTCATGGTGCACCCCaaccaggagccagcagtgatTGCAGGGCAGGGCACTATTgctctggaggtgctggagcag gtACCTGACGTAAATGCAGTGGTGGTTCCTGTTGGAGGTGGAGGAATGGTTGCAGGAATCGCAGTTGCCATCAAG GCTTTGAGACCAGATGTGAAAGTGTTTGCTGCTGAGCCACGGAACGCAGATGACTGTTATCAGTCCAAGGTAAAAGGGGAGCTGACCCCCAACCCCCACCCACCAGACACCATTGCAGATGCAGTTAAAACCAGCATTGGACCAAACACGTGGCCCATCATCAGGGATTTGGTTGATGAGGTCCTGACAGTCTCAGAGGAAGAAATCAAG CAAGCCACACGGCTGGTGTGGGAAAGGATGAAGCTGCTGATTGAGCCAACAGCGGGTGTGGGAGTGGCAGCTGTGCTCTCGGAGCGATTCCAGGCAGTCCCCCAGGATGTGGAGAACGTTTGTGTCGTGCTGTGTGGGGGAAATGTGGACCTGAGCTCCCTGACCTGGCTCACAGACCTCCCTGGGAAAGTGGAATGA
- the TSR1 gene encoding pre-rRNA-processing protein TSR1 homolog isoform X1, with translation MVAAGVHRPGPLKQQNKAHKGGKHSGSSQRRTGGRVPVKAQPRRRLRDLSRVDRRHQALQLRRQRKEAVLAEKRNLGSRDGPPHLVVLVPLHSRAAAHDPLRLLQSQDSAVVHVGEGRARGFALLCPRLKQRWRFVTAQAGDLHAVLDLAKVADSLLFILDPTDGWDSAGEHCLSCLFAQGLPSYALAVPGCTDLPPKKRIDAKKKLSKAIEKRFPEAKLFPLNTEQESSLLLRHLATQKQRHLAFRDRRAHLLAYAAEFVPGQESDLVGTLKVSGFVRGQTLDVNSLVHIVGHGDFQMSQVDAPPDPLSLNPRVVKGQKRSQDMEVQDGSVNGTDEMEEDVKVLMKADPSKQESLQSEVVPDPMEGEQTWPTEEELQEAEDCLKANRRVVKVPKGTSKYQAAWIVDDGEEGSEKDDDEYDDIDDDMMEEAVSQEGESSEEEEEPADEECETMTISESLRDDQYDEKVEEDEQMLERYKQERMDEMFPDEVDTPRDVPARVRFQKYRGLKSFRTSPWDPKENLPRDYARIFQFQDFSRTRKNLFRQIEKDETEGALVGWYVTLHVCNVPVSVMESFKEGKPLVLFSLLPHEQKMSVLNFLVRRHPSNSDPVKAKEELIFHCGFRRFRASPLFSQHTSADKHKLERFLRLDAALVVTVYAPITFPPASVLLFKQRSNGMHDLIATGSLLSVDPDRIVIKRLVLSGHPFKIFTKMAVVRYMFFNREDVMWFKPVELRTKWGRRGHIKEPLGTHGHMKCHFDGQLKSQDTVLLNLYKRVFPKWTYDPHVPEPVPWVRSESTLPVQEVEME, from the exons ATGGTGGCGGCGGGGGTTCACCGGCCCGGGCCGctgaagcagcagaacaagGCGCACAAGGGCGGGAAGCACAGCGGATCGTCTCAGCGCCGCACTGGAG GCCGCGTTCCCGTCAAAGCGCAGCCCCGCCGGCGGCTCCGCGATCTCAGCAGGGTGGACCGGCGGCACCAAGCGCTGCAGCTCCGCCGGCAGCGGAAGGAGGCG GTGCTGGCGGAGAAGCGGAACCTGGGCAGCCGGGACGGGCCCCCGCACCTGGTGGTTCTGGTACCGCTTCACAGCAGGGCTGCGGCCCACGACCCCCTCCGcttgctgcagagccaggactCGGCTGTTGTCCATGTGGGTGAGGGCAGAGCCCGTGGCTTTGCGCTCCTCTGCCCCCGGCTCAAGCAGCGCTGGCGCTTCGTGACAGCACAGGCAG GGGACCTTCACGCTGTGTTGGACCTAGCAAAAGTTGCTGACTCCCTCCTGTTCATCCTGGATCCTACAGATGGCtgggacagtgctggggagcactgcctctcctgcctctttGCACAGGGGCTCCCCAGTTACG CTCTTGCTGTCCCAGGGTGCACTGACTTGCCACCTAAGAAGAGGATTGATGCCAAGAAGAAACTTAGCAAAGCCATTGAGAAGCGCTTTCCTGAGGCCAAGCTGTTTCCCCTGAACACAGAGCAGGAatcctcactgctgctgaggCATCTTGCCACCCAGAAGCAGAGGCATCTTGCTTTTCGGGACAGGCGGGCTCACCTGCTTGCCTATGCTGCTGAGTTTGTGCCTGGTCAGGAGAGTGACCTGGTTGGGACCTTGAAGGTGTCCGGCTTTGTCCGGGGACAGACCCTGGATGTGAACAGCCTGGTGCATATTGTGGGGCATGGAGACTTCCAGATGAGCCAGGTGGATGCACCCCCTGATCCCCTCTCTTTGAACCCCCGAGTGGTTAAAGGACAGAAGAGGAGTCAGGACATGGAGGTACAG gatGGCTCTGTGAATGGCACTGACGAGATGGAGGAAGATGTTAAGGTCCTAATGAAAGCAGATCCAAGCAAGCAGGAGTCTTTGCAGTCAGAAGTGGTTCCTGACCCTATGGAAGGGGAGCAGACGTGGCCCACTGAAGAAGAACTGCAAGAAGCAGAAG ATTGTCTGAAGGCAAACAGGAGGGTGGTGAAGGTTCCCAAAGGCACATCCAAGTACCAGGCTGCCTGGATTGTGGATGATGGAGAAGAAGGCAGTGAGAAAGATGATGATGAATATGATGACATCGATGATGATATGAtggaagaggctgtttcccag GAAGGGGAAAgcagtgaggaggaagaggaaccTGCAGACGAGGAATGTGAGACCATGACCATTTCTGAAAGCTTGCGGGATGACCAATATGATGAGAAGGTGGAAGAAGATGAACAGATGCTGGAGAGATACAAACAGGAGAGAATGGATGAAATGTTTCCTGATGAGGTGGACACGCCACGTGACGTACCTGCCAGAGTCCG GTTCCAGAAGTACAGGGGGCTGAAGAGCTTCCGGACTTCCCCATGGGACCCCAAAGAGAATCTCCCTAGGGACTATGCCAGGATTTTCCAATTCCAGGACTTCTCCCGAACCAGAAAGAATCTCTTCCGGCAAATTGAGAAAGATGAGACGGAAGGAGCTTTG GTTGGCTGGTATGTTACACTTCATGTCTGCAATGTCCCTGTCTCAGTGATGGAGAGCTTCAAAGAAGGGAAGCCCCTAGTCCTGTTCTCGCTGCTTCCCCATGAACAAAAG ATGTCAGTTTTGAATTTCCTGGTCCGTCGGCACCCGAGCAACAGCGACCCAGTGAAGGCAAAGGAGGAACTGATCTTCCACTGCGGGTTCAGGCGCTTCCGAGCAtcccccctcttctcccagcaCACCTCAG CTGATAAGCACAAGCTGGAGCGTTTCCTGCGCCTGGATGCTGCCCTGGTGGTGACTGTTTATGCTCCCATCACTTTCCCTCCAgcctcagtgctgctttttaaacAGAGAAGTAATG GAATGCACGACCTCATTGCCACGGGCTCTCTGCTTTCTGTCGACCCGGACAGAATCGTCATCAAGCGGTTGGTGCTCAGTGGTCATCCTTTCAAGATCTTCACCAAGATGGCTGTGGTGCGGTACATGTTCTTCAACAGAG AGGATGTGATGTGGTTTAAGCCAGTGGAGCTGAGGACGAAGTGGGGTCGTAGAGGACACATCAAGGAGCCACTAG GGACCCATGGTCACATGAAATGCCACTTCGATGGACAGCTGAAGTCTCAGGACACAGTGCTGCTGAACCTCTACAAGCGAGTTTTTCCTAAATGGACTTATGACCCCCACGTTCCAGAGCCCGTGCCCTGGGTGAGGAGTGAGAGCACACTGCCAGTGCAGGAAGTGGAAATGGAATAA
- the TSR1 gene encoding pre-rRNA-processing protein TSR1 homolog isoform X2, with product MVAAGVHRPGPLKQQNKAHKGGKHSGSSQRRTGGRVPVKAQPRRRLRDLSRVDRRHQALQLRRQRKEAVLAEKRNLGSRDGPPHLVVLVPLHSRAAAHDPLRLLQSQDSAVVHVGEGRARGFALLCPRLKQRWRFVTAQAGDLHAVLDLAKVADSLLFILDPTDGWDSAGEHCLSCLFAQGLPSYALAVPGCTDLPPKKRIDAKKKLSKAIEKRFPEAKLFPLNTEQESSLLLRHLATQKQRHLAFRDRRAHLLAYAAEFVPGQESDLVGTLKVSGFVRGQTLDVNSLVHIVGHGDFQMSQVDAPPDPLSLNPRVVKGQKRSQDMEDGSVNGTDEMEEDVKVLMKADPSKQESLQSEVVPDPMEGEQTWPTEEELQEAEDCLKANRRVVKVPKGTSKYQAAWIVDDGEEGSEKDDDEYDDIDDDMMEEAVSQEGESSEEEEEPADEECETMTISESLRDDQYDEKVEEDEQMLERYKQERMDEMFPDEVDTPRDVPARVRFQKYRGLKSFRTSPWDPKENLPRDYARIFQFQDFSRTRKNLFRQIEKDETEGALVGWYVTLHVCNVPVSVMESFKEGKPLVLFSLLPHEQKMSVLNFLVRRHPSNSDPVKAKEELIFHCGFRRFRASPLFSQHTSADKHKLERFLRLDAALVVTVYAPITFPPASVLLFKQRSNGMHDLIATGSLLSVDPDRIVIKRLVLSGHPFKIFTKMAVVRYMFFNREDVMWFKPVELRTKWGRRGHIKEPLGTHGHMKCHFDGQLKSQDTVLLNLYKRVFPKWTYDPHVPEPVPWVRSESTLPVQEVEME from the exons ATGGTGGCGGCGGGGGTTCACCGGCCCGGGCCGctgaagcagcagaacaagGCGCACAAGGGCGGGAAGCACAGCGGATCGTCTCAGCGCCGCACTGGAG GCCGCGTTCCCGTCAAAGCGCAGCCCCGCCGGCGGCTCCGCGATCTCAGCAGGGTGGACCGGCGGCACCAAGCGCTGCAGCTCCGCCGGCAGCGGAAGGAGGCG GTGCTGGCGGAGAAGCGGAACCTGGGCAGCCGGGACGGGCCCCCGCACCTGGTGGTTCTGGTACCGCTTCACAGCAGGGCTGCGGCCCACGACCCCCTCCGcttgctgcagagccaggactCGGCTGTTGTCCATGTGGGTGAGGGCAGAGCCCGTGGCTTTGCGCTCCTCTGCCCCCGGCTCAAGCAGCGCTGGCGCTTCGTGACAGCACAGGCAG GGGACCTTCACGCTGTGTTGGACCTAGCAAAAGTTGCTGACTCCCTCCTGTTCATCCTGGATCCTACAGATGGCtgggacagtgctggggagcactgcctctcctgcctctttGCACAGGGGCTCCCCAGTTACG CTCTTGCTGTCCCAGGGTGCACTGACTTGCCACCTAAGAAGAGGATTGATGCCAAGAAGAAACTTAGCAAAGCCATTGAGAAGCGCTTTCCTGAGGCCAAGCTGTTTCCCCTGAACACAGAGCAGGAatcctcactgctgctgaggCATCTTGCCACCCAGAAGCAGAGGCATCTTGCTTTTCGGGACAGGCGGGCTCACCTGCTTGCCTATGCTGCTGAGTTTGTGCCTGGTCAGGAGAGTGACCTGGTTGGGACCTTGAAGGTGTCCGGCTTTGTCCGGGGACAGACCCTGGATGTGAACAGCCTGGTGCATATTGTGGGGCATGGAGACTTCCAGATGAGCCAGGTGGATGCACCCCCTGATCCCCTCTCTTTGAACCCCCGAGTGGTTAAAGGACAGAAGAGGAGTCAGGACATGGAG gatGGCTCTGTGAATGGCACTGACGAGATGGAGGAAGATGTTAAGGTCCTAATGAAAGCAGATCCAAGCAAGCAGGAGTCTTTGCAGTCAGAAGTGGTTCCTGACCCTATGGAAGGGGAGCAGACGTGGCCCACTGAAGAAGAACTGCAAGAAGCAGAAG ATTGTCTGAAGGCAAACAGGAGGGTGGTGAAGGTTCCCAAAGGCACATCCAAGTACCAGGCTGCCTGGATTGTGGATGATGGAGAAGAAGGCAGTGAGAAAGATGATGATGAATATGATGACATCGATGATGATATGAtggaagaggctgtttcccag GAAGGGGAAAgcagtgaggaggaagaggaaccTGCAGACGAGGAATGTGAGACCATGACCATTTCTGAAAGCTTGCGGGATGACCAATATGATGAGAAGGTGGAAGAAGATGAACAGATGCTGGAGAGATACAAACAGGAGAGAATGGATGAAATGTTTCCTGATGAGGTGGACACGCCACGTGACGTACCTGCCAGAGTCCG GTTCCAGAAGTACAGGGGGCTGAAGAGCTTCCGGACTTCCCCATGGGACCCCAAAGAGAATCTCCCTAGGGACTATGCCAGGATTTTCCAATTCCAGGACTTCTCCCGAACCAGAAAGAATCTCTTCCGGCAAATTGAGAAAGATGAGACGGAAGGAGCTTTG GTTGGCTGGTATGTTACACTTCATGTCTGCAATGTCCCTGTCTCAGTGATGGAGAGCTTCAAAGAAGGGAAGCCCCTAGTCCTGTTCTCGCTGCTTCCCCATGAACAAAAG ATGTCAGTTTTGAATTTCCTGGTCCGTCGGCACCCGAGCAACAGCGACCCAGTGAAGGCAAAGGAGGAACTGATCTTCCACTGCGGGTTCAGGCGCTTCCGAGCAtcccccctcttctcccagcaCACCTCAG CTGATAAGCACAAGCTGGAGCGTTTCCTGCGCCTGGATGCTGCCCTGGTGGTGACTGTTTATGCTCCCATCACTTTCCCTCCAgcctcagtgctgctttttaaacAGAGAAGTAATG GAATGCACGACCTCATTGCCACGGGCTCTCTGCTTTCTGTCGACCCGGACAGAATCGTCATCAAGCGGTTGGTGCTCAGTGGTCATCCTTTCAAGATCTTCACCAAGATGGCTGTGGTGCGGTACATGTTCTTCAACAGAG AGGATGTGATGTGGTTTAAGCCAGTGGAGCTGAGGACGAAGTGGGGTCGTAGAGGACACATCAAGGAGCCACTAG GGACCCATGGTCACATGAAATGCCACTTCGATGGACAGCTGAAGTCTCAGGACACAGTGCTGCTGAACCTCTACAAGCGAGTTTTTCCTAAATGGACTTATGACCCCCACGTTCCAGAGCCCGTGCCCTGGGTGAGGAGTGAGAGCACACTGCCAGTGCAGGAAGTGGAAATGGAATAA